One Periophthalmus magnuspinnatus isolate fPerMag1 chromosome 8, fPerMag1.2.pri, whole genome shotgun sequence genomic window carries:
- the nme4 gene encoding nucleoside diphosphate kinase, mitochondrial, producing MSVFQRCVFQRLLQQVSSGARGRNVTSGLVSVSTQCALWRGRATAGAGYRNKSSAPCVKERTFIAVKPDGVQRRLVGQIIHRFERRGFKLIGLKLLQVSKDLLSEHYCQLTKKPFYPDLVNYMTSGPVVAMVWEGPDIVKISRMMVGHTNPAEAHAGTIRADFSFHVSRNVVHASDSTEGAQREIQLWFDGQDLLNWDCIDQSVTSEL from the exons ATGAGCGTCTTTCAGCGGTGCGTTTTCCAAAGGCTCCTCCAGCAGGTGTCTTCAGGAGCCCGGGGACGGAACGTGACGTCGGGACTGGTGTCGGTGTCCACACAGTGCGCGCTGTGGAGAGGGCGCGCCACGGCTGGAGCAGGGTACAGGAATAAATCAA GTGCCCCGTGCGTAAAAGAGAGGACGTTCATCGCGGTGAAGCCTGACGGAGTTCAGAGGCGCCTGGTTGGACAAATTATCCATCGATTTGAGAGACGAGGATTCAAGCTCATAGGACTCAAACTTTTACAG GTTTCCAAGGACCTCCTGTCTGAACACTACTGCCAGCTCACCAAGAAGCCCTTTTACCCAGATCTGGTGAACTACATGACCTCAGGACCcgtggttgccatg GTGTGGGAGGGGCCTGACATAGTGAAGATCTCCAGAATGATGGTGGGACACACAAACCCAGCAGAGGCCCACGCCGGTACCATTCGAGCAGATTTCAGCTTTCACGTCAGCCG gaACGTGGTCCATGCTAGTGATTCGACGGAGGGCGCGCAGAGAGAGATCCAGCTGTGGTTTGATGGACAGGACCTCCTGAACTGGGACTGCATAGACCAGAGTGTCACTAGTGAACTCTGA